The Vicia villosa cultivar HV-30 ecotype Madison, WI linkage group LG1, Vvil1.0, whole genome shotgun sequence genome includes a region encoding these proteins:
- the LOC131659213 gene encoding uncharacterized protein LOC131659213 translates to MMQGMQGQQPPAQVPIPQAATGPDFRAFFRMDPPEFVGGLDSLLAHDWLAGMERVFQAIQCTEEEKDWQHFKVAFLEKYFPNSVRTQKEREFQNFKQGDMSVSEYAEKFEDLADYSRQAVYAPDELWKIDHLKRVQEERNQNRTNFREQGRSAQNLRPRNPPPKMKQSHGDRFPRPPFCDKCRKKHTGNCEAYPGRCFECGEQGHMMRNCPKKRAPEKTAGRVYTLDSRKAKGNNNLIAEKAIFIPAEETSSDDAIAKLIEGYHLSSSGKRSGILDRSCSWDSPSFHHSL, encoded by the exons atgatgcaaggcatgcagggACAACAACCTCCTGCTCAAGTTCCCATTCCTCAAGCTGCAACTGGACCTGATTTCCGTGCCTTCTTCAGGATGGATCCTCCGGAGTTCGTTGGTGGACTTGACTCACTCTTGGCTCATGATTGGTTAGCTGGTATGGAGAGGGTGTTTCAAGCTATTCAATGTACTgaagaagagaag GATTGGCAACACTTCAAAGTGGCATTCTTGGAGAAGTACTTCCCTAACAGTGTGAGGACTCAGAAGGAACGTGAATTTCAGAACTTCAAGCAAGGTGACATGTCTGTCTCAGAATATGCAGAGAAATTCGAGGACTTGGCAGACTACTCCAGACAAGCTGTTTATGCTCcagatgaactatggaagattgatca CTTGAAGAGGGTTcaagaagagaggaaccagaacagGACTAACTTTAGGGAGCAAGGGAGGTCTGCTCAAAACTTGAGGCCCCGTAATCCTCCCCCAAAGATGAAGCAAAGCCACGGTGACCGTTTTCCCCGACCACCCTTTTGTGATAAGTGTAGGAAGAAGCACACTGGAAATTGTGAAGCTTATCCGGGTAGATGTTTTGAGTGTGGCGAGCAAGGTCACATGATGAGGAATTGTCCGAAGAAGAGAGCTCCAGAGAAGACTGCAGGTCGAGTTTACACTTTGGATTCGAGAAAGGCCAAGGGAAACAACAAtctcattgcgg agaaggccatattcattcctgcCGAAGAGACTTCTTCTGACGATGCAATTGccaagttgatagaag GATATCAcctctcttcctccggaaagagAAGCGGAATTCTCGATCGATCTTGTTCCTGGGACAGccccagtttccatcactccttatag